Sequence from the bacterium genome:
ACCATTACCACCGAGCCCGTCGCTGGGCCGATCTTTGTCAACGGCGATTCCGTGGGCATCGGACTCGCCGTGATTCCCCATGACTTCGGGGTATTTGAAATCAGCTTTGGTCATATGGAGGGCTACCTGACGCCCGAGCCGCAGCGATTGGTGGTCACACCGACGAAACCCAACCCCACCATCACCGCGAAGTATCCGCGCGCGTTCGAAGTCTCGGCGACCTGTCAGGGCAATGGTGAGGCGGCGCGCACTGGCGACATCCGCTGGGAGACGGGCATTTATGATCGTGACAAAGGCGTGCGAACATCGGACACGCATGGGCCGAAGATTAACGAGATTCCCGGTTCAAGCAAGTCGGGTTGGGAGCTCGCCATGGGAGATCCTAATCGTAACCCGACCGGCGCGGACTACATCGAGTTCATCTTCACGCTGCCCGATGAAGTGCCGCCGTCGTCGCCGCTCAACCTGCGACTCTACCTCTATCGCTCCAACCGCAAGTATCCGCTGTCGCTGTCGTCACGCTGTGAAGTCACCGTGACGGTCAATGGCCGCGTGTTCCTCGATAACTTCCGACCGCGTAACGACCAAAGTTTGGCTGACGCGGGCCGCTACGAAGAGTGGTCGCTGCAGCACTCGCTGGTGACCGGCGAAAATCGCATTCTGATTCGCACCGGAGACAAAAATCAAATCTTCAACTACCTTTGGAAGTTCGAGGTGCTGTAAATCATGAGACAGCGCTTCGCCAAAATTTTCGAACAACCGCCCCTGCGCTTCATCAATCCCGAGATGGCGTGGACAGACGTAGTCAAGTATCTCATCTTGCTCAACGTCACCGTCTTCGCAGCGCAGGAGATTCTTGGACTTTATCCGCAATTCATCGAGAACTTCGCGCTCGTTCCCCGCGAATTCTTCCATGGACACGTGTGGACGCTGTTTACCTACATGTTCCTGCACGGCGGCTTCAGCCACATCCTCTTCAACATGCTCGCGTTGTGGATGTTCGGTTCGATGCTCGAACGCGTGTGGGGTTCCAAAGAATTTCTCAAGTACTATCTGCTTACGGGACTCGGCGGCGGACTCTGCTACGCGCTGTTCAACATGGATTCGTTCGTGCCCACCGTCGGCGCGTCGGGCGCGATCTACGGATTGCTGTTGGCCTATGCCGTGCTCTTCCCGGATAACATCATCTATATCTGGTTCGTGATTCCGGTCAAGGCGAAATACTTCGCGATGATCTTTGGCGTCATTGAGTTTCTGGCCAGCTTCAATCCCGGCTCCGGAGTCGCGCACCTTGCGCACTTAGGCGGCATGTTGATGGGCTACGGCTATCTGAAATGGGGCAAATTGCGCTACAGCGCGCCCGGTCGGCGTATGCGCGAGTGGAAACAGAAAATGGAGGTCGCGCAGCAGGAACGCGAAGTGCGCGAGGTCGATGAGGTCCGCCGCGAAGTGGATGAGCTGCTCGACAAGATTAACAAAGTCGGCATGGACGGCCTGACCAAAGATGAACAGAAGCGGCTCGAAAAAGCCTCAAAGTTCCTCCGAGACAAAGGCATAAGTTGATACACTGAAAAGGCCCGCGCAAGCGGGCCTTTTACTTTGTGTTCATTCCTGCGCAATTTGGAAAATCGTGGCGAGAAGAGACGCAGCATATCACGGCGCAAGGGCGGCGCGCACGATGTAGTATTTTTGTTCAGCGTCCAGCACGGCGTTTGTATCCAGCAGCGTCGTGTTTACCGTGACGCCCTCGAGGGTGGAGAATGAGTCGTGGGTGGAAAGCGCGCTGTAAACATGGTACCACGGCGCGCCGGTCGATTGCCAACGCAGTTGAATACTCGTGCCGATGCGGTAGGCCGTCAACCGGGCCGGAGCGGCCAAGGCGTTGATGGCAAAATCGGCGTCGCTGGTGTCGCCAACGTCGGGGTGATTTAAACCGACGATGCGCAACCGTGCAGCACTTGTTCCCGGTCCGGTCGCGTTCCAACTCCATTCGTGCTCGTCGCTGCGAATGGTGTCAAGCCGCTCCCAGACTCCGGCAGGATAGCTGCGATTCAATTCCACAAGCAGAGTATCTGGCGCATAG
This genomic interval carries:
- a CDS encoding rhomboid family intramembrane serine protease, with protein sequence MRQRFAKIFEQPPLRFINPEMAWTDVVKYLILLNVTVFAAQEILGLYPQFIENFALVPREFFHGHVWTLFTYMFLHGGFSHILFNMLALWMFGSMLERVWGSKEFLKYYLLTGLGGGLCYALFNMDSFVPTVGASGAIYGLLLAYAVLFPDNIIYIWFVIPVKAKYFAMIFGVIEFLASFNPGSGVAHLAHLGGMLMGYGYLKWGKLRYSAPGRRMREWKQKMEVAQQEREVREVDEVRREVDELLDKINKVGMDGLTKDEQKRLEKASKFLRDKGIS